The following coding sequences are from one Pigmentibacter sp. JX0631 window:
- the flhF gene encoding flagellar biosynthesis protein FlhF — translation MEIRKFESFSLQDAIKLVKLELGRDAVILSTKEKEIYSEELQKNCRIYEVTASPSATVHGKVINPKSAEHLPKVDFPRIKPRNEATVVKGDPTPNRQKNSLISPTLSTLNQETRNMARSLASALTKEPAKERLFAKETINVTSSSEMNEQTLEEMNVLKSEISKVRKELESLPQVDITEQMQEIKVLLHDIMREKYKKSTDNGNSYVTDIGIRLRSAGVSENFISHLTTWLNTLEDPKNKEDLINSPEKTKEFYLSSAIKFIFKYLKVTGPFRVDKNKKKVVCFVGPTGVGKTTTLAKIAAKLKLTDSADVEMISMDSYRIAASDQLRVYSKILDCHFAEISDKNELVNYISKHNNYDYILIDTAGRSSRFSDQMETLKRLAEAPLPIEFHLVLSCTMKQRDIDETIRGFRFLTPSSLIFTKLDESWAFGEILNTSVQNKLPLSYFTTGQRVPEDIEIASKERVVERLLKL, via the coding sequence ATGGAAATTAGAAAATTTGAATCATTTTCTCTCCAGGATGCAATAAAACTTGTTAAGTTAGAGTTAGGAAGAGATGCTGTAATTTTATCAACAAAAGAAAAAGAAATTTACTCAGAAGAGTTGCAGAAAAACTGTCGAATCTATGAAGTAACAGCTTCACCAAGTGCAACTGTCCACGGAAAGGTAATCAATCCCAAATCGGCTGAACATCTCCCAAAAGTTGATTTTCCAAGAATTAAACCTAGAAATGAAGCAACTGTAGTTAAAGGAGATCCTACTCCAAATAGGCAGAAAAATTCATTAATTTCTCCAACATTATCAACTTTAAATCAAGAAACTAGAAATATGGCTCGATCACTAGCGAGCGCTTTAACTAAAGAGCCAGCAAAAGAGCGGTTATTTGCTAAAGAAACTATAAATGTAACAAGTAGTTCAGAGATGAACGAACAAACTTTAGAAGAAATGAACGTTTTAAAATCCGAAATATCAAAAGTAAGAAAAGAGCTAGAAAGTTTGCCTCAAGTCGATATAACGGAACAAATGCAAGAAATTAAAGTTCTTTTACATGATATAATGCGAGAAAAATATAAAAAATCTACTGATAATGGAAATTCATATGTAACTGACATCGGAATTAGGTTAAGAAGTGCAGGAGTTTCTGAAAATTTTATTAGTCACTTAACAACTTGGTTAAATACTTTGGAAGATCCTAAAAACAAAGAAGATCTAATAAATTCTCCAGAAAAGACAAAAGAATTTTATTTGAGTTCAGCTATAAAATTTATTTTTAAGTATTTAAAGGTAACAGGCCCCTTTCGTGTCGATAAAAATAAGAAAAAAGTTGTTTGTTTTGTTGGTCCAACAGGTGTAGGTAAAACGACTACTTTAGCTAAAATTGCTGCTAAATTGAAATTAACAGATTCTGCTGATGTAGAAATGATTTCTATGGATTCTTATAGAATTGCTGCAAGCGATCAGCTACGAGTTTATTCTAAAATATTAGACTGTCACTTTGCCGAAATTTCTGATAAAAATGAGCTCGTTAATTATATTTCAAAACATAATAATTATGACTATATTTTGATAGATACAGCAGGAAGAAGTTCAAGATTTTCAGATCAAATGGAAACTTTAAAAAGGCTGGCAGAAGCCCCTCTACCGATTGAATTTCATTTAGTTTTATCTTGCACAATGAAGCAAAGAGATATTGATGAAACTATTCGTGGTTTCCGTTTTTTGACTCCTTCTAGTCTTATTTTTACTAAATTAGATGAATCTTGGGCATTTGGAGAAATATTGAATACTAGTGTCCAAAATAAACTCCCACTTAGTTACTTTACTACGGGTCAAAGAGTTCCTGAAGATATTGAAATTGCATCAAAAGAAAGAGTAGTAGAACGCTTACTTAAACTCTAA
- a CDS encoding EscU/YscU/HrcU family type III secretion system export apparatus switch protein, whose product MESREEKGFQDKTEEATEEKKNQFREEGNVASPKEVVSFVTLILFTSYFYFYANDIMKSFRLVFNRSWLGFPAYFVDYSSLIKVLYYATSPILPHFFLIIFLCTIFPLLFGLLLTRFNWSWKKINFDINRINPLSGFARMFSAAFLIEFFKILLKCAALSILIYLVLKSEIGQSSEDYFFSNIDYLKELGKSIFHLLLLMCIAGIVIGISDFSYNLWKLNNDMKMTKQEVKEEVKKHEGDPLLRSQRKRMARDLVMRKSLKDVPKSTFVVTNPEHFSVAVRYVKGMNAPIVVAKGQDLIAFKIREIAKQHDIMIVENKPLARTLYKTVKVGQEIPQSLYQSIIEVIKYIYQMRGKKYFDRF is encoded by the coding sequence ATGGAAAGTAGAGAGGAAAAAGGTTTTCAAGATAAAACAGAAGAAGCGACGGAAGAAAAGAAAAATCAATTTCGGGAAGAAGGAAATGTTGCAAGTCCAAAAGAGGTAGTTTCCTTTGTAACATTAATTTTATTTACATCGTATTTCTATTTCTACGCAAATGATATCATGAAAAGTTTTCGGTTGGTTTTTAATCGTTCTTGGCTAGGATTTCCGGCATATTTTGTTGATTATTCAAGTTTAATTAAGGTTTTATATTATGCGACTTCTCCAATACTACCGCATTTTTTCTTAATTATTTTTTTGTGTACAATTTTTCCATTGCTATTTGGACTTTTATTGACAAGATTTAATTGGTCATGGAAGAAAATTAATTTTGATATAAATAGAATTAACCCACTTTCTGGATTTGCTAGAATGTTTAGCGCCGCATTTTTAATAGAATTTTTTAAAATTCTATTAAAATGTGCTGCTTTATCAATATTAATTTATTTGGTTTTGAAAAGTGAAATAGGCCAATCAAGTGAAGATTATTTTTTTAGTAACATTGATTATTTAAAAGAACTGGGAAAATCAATTTTTCATTTGCTTTTATTAATGTGCATAGCTGGGATTGTTATAGGTATTTCTGATTTTTCATACAATCTTTGGAAACTTAATAATGATATGAAAATGACTAAACAAGAAGTTAAAGAAGAAGTTAAAAAACATGAAGGAGATCCTCTCTTAAGATCACAAAGAAAGAGAATGGCAAGAGATCTCGTAATGCGAAAAAGTTTGAAAGATGTGCCAAAGTCAACTTTTGTAGTAACAAATCCAGAACACTTTTCAGTTGCTGTAAGATATGTAAAAGGAATGAATGCTCCTATTGTCGTTGCGAAAGGGCAAGATTTAATAGCATTTAAAATTAGAGAAATTGCTAAACAACACGATATTATGATTGTTGAAAATAAGCCACTAGCACGAACTTTATATAAAACCGTAAAAGTTGGGCAAGAAATACCACAATCCCTTTATCAATCAATTATTGAAGTTATTAAGTATATTTATCAAATGCGAGGCAAGAAATATTTTGATCGCTTTTAA
- the flhA gene encoding flagellar biosynthesis protein FlhA produces the protein MAKANSNISDMGNIKSSNFLARSPDLIMATIIVGTILMMIFPLPAFFIDFLLAISISSALIILMVSIYITKPLEFGVFPTLLLITTLFRLSLNVATTRNILLHGAEGDVANLVVAFGRVVVGGNFAVGFVIFIILMVINFIVITKGAGRVAEVAARFTLDAMPGKQMAIDAELNAGHINAEEAKKRRKAVENEADFYGAMDGASKFVRGDAIAGIIITLVNIVVGFGIGVLMHSLTPTDAAAKFTLFAVGDGLISAIPALMISTAAGIIVTRATSEGNLGSEVLKQVRIHPKAFYIAAGLIFFLAIIPGFPKIPFFVLSGLLIFLGRMSAQWIKEKKLSEENIKETDERKKDEKESSSLDNLMRVDMLAVEVGHGLVPLIDPAQDGEIVDRIQGIRKQFAQEMGIIIPQVQLRDNLQLEPGGYQILLKSNKVAAGNLMVDYFLAMDPGGVELPIGGEVTKDPVYGLPAIWVHKRDKEEAVFRGYTVVNCSTVVATNITKVLKEHAAELITRQDIQYLIDKLKETNPKVVEEVMQSDRLTLGEVVKVMQNLLREDVSVRDILTLFECLADHCRIIKNPDVLSELCRKSFGRNIVQKYINDKDELVVVTFDRLIEDILSGGLVTTENGSTYLNLDAKNAQEILQKLLKGIQIFDKEGSQPVLLISARMRQAFQKLVSRYIPQLVVLSYDEIPHDVNIRNLELIT, from the coding sequence ATGGCTAAAGCAAATTCAAATATTTCTGATATGGGAAATATTAAATCAAGCAATTTTTTGGCAAGAAGTCCAGATTTAATAATGGCAACAATCATTGTTGGAACAATTTTAATGATGATTTTTCCATTGCCTGCTTTTTTTATTGATTTTCTTTTGGCAATAAGTATTTCGTCAGCTTTAATTATTTTGATGGTAAGCATTTATATTACTAAACCTTTAGAGTTTGGTGTTTTCCCAACTTTGCTATTAATTACAACTTTATTCAGGCTATCTCTGAATGTTGCTACTACAAGAAATATTTTACTACACGGTGCAGAAGGTGATGTCGCAAATTTAGTTGTTGCATTTGGAAGAGTTGTTGTTGGCGGTAATTTTGCAGTTGGCTTTGTTATATTTATTATATTGATGGTAATTAATTTTATTGTAATTACGAAAGGTGCAGGAAGAGTTGCTGAAGTAGCTGCTCGATTTACTTTGGACGCAATGCCTGGTAAACAAATGGCAATTGATGCTGAATTAAATGCAGGGCATATTAATGCTGAGGAAGCTAAAAAAAGAAGAAAAGCTGTTGAGAATGAAGCAGATTTTTATGGCGCTATGGATGGTGCAAGTAAATTTGTGCGCGGTGATGCAATAGCGGGAATTATAATAACACTTGTGAATATTGTCGTAGGTTTTGGAATTGGTGTTTTAATGCATTCATTAACTCCAACTGACGCAGCAGCTAAATTTACTTTATTTGCAGTAGGTGATGGGCTAATTAGTGCAATTCCGGCTTTAATGATTTCAACCGCGGCGGGTATTATAGTAACAAGAGCTACAAGTGAAGGAAATTTAGGATCTGAAGTATTAAAACAAGTCCGAATTCACCCCAAAGCATTTTACATTGCAGCTGGATTAATCTTTTTCTTAGCAATAATTCCAGGTTTTCCAAAAATACCGTTTTTTGTTCTTTCTGGATTGCTAATTTTTCTTGGAAGAATGTCTGCACAATGGATAAAAGAAAAAAAACTTTCTGAAGAAAATATAAAAGAAACAGATGAAAGAAAAAAAGATGAAAAAGAAAGTAGTAGTTTAGATAATTTAATGCGTGTTGATATGTTAGCAGTAGAAGTTGGGCATGGTCTTGTTCCTTTAATAGATCCCGCGCAAGATGGAGAAATTGTAGATAGAATTCAGGGAATAAGAAAACAATTTGCACAAGAAATGGGAATAATTATTCCACAAGTGCAATTGCGTGACAATTTGCAATTAGAACCTGGTGGCTATCAAATACTCTTAAAAAGTAATAAAGTAGCAGCTGGTAACTTAATGGTTGACTACTTTTTAGCTATGGATCCTGGCGGTGTTGAATTGCCGATAGGAGGTGAAGTAACAAAGGATCCTGTTTATGGTCTTCCTGCAATTTGGGTACATAAACGTGATAAAGAAGAAGCTGTTTTTAGGGGTTATACTGTAGTAAATTGTTCAACAGTTGTAGCAACAAATATAACAAAAGTATTAAAAGAACATGCCGCTGAATTAATTACTAGGCAAGATATACAGTATCTTATAGATAAATTAAAAGAAACAAATCCAAAAGTTGTTGAAGAAGTTATGCAATCAGATCGACTTACGTTAGGTGAAGTTGTTAAAGTCATGCAAAACTTGCTACGTGAAGATGTGTCGGTACGAGACATTCTTACCCTATTTGAGTGCTTAGCAGATCATTGTAGAATAATAAAAAATCCAGATGTTCTTTCTGAATTATGTCGCAAGAGTTTTGGTAGGAATATCGTGCAAAAATATATTAATGATAAGGATGAATTGGTGGTTGTTACTTTTGATAGATTAATTGAAGATATATTATCAGGCGGTTTAGTAACAACTGAAAATGGTTCAACATATCTTAATCTTGATGCAAAAAATGCGCAGGAAATTTTACAAAAGCTTCTTAAAGGTATTCAGATATTTGATAAAGAAGGCTCACAACCTGTTTTACTAATTAGTGCTCGAATGCGTCAGGCTTTTCAAAAGTTAGTATCTCGTTATATTCCTCAGTTGGTTGTACTTTCTTATGATGAAATTCCACATGATGTGAATATAAGAAATTTAGAATTAATTACTTAA
- the fliR gene encoding flagellar biosynthetic protein FliR, whose product MDILSVIELNPQTWPFPVMVFLRVVTIFFFLPIFGDQVVPVRLRIVLGLAFTFFVYPVVSEKIFQKENLLQWSSFTLAIATIREVLFGFAVGFAAKLVLSAVSIASHTIGINMGFQVASMFSPGINDHESAFSVFKNWFAILLILTLNIHHVFIEGLFKSFIYIPIGPTAEVTSLAKVGLNIAQEAFVLGLRLAAPIMTVQILINISLGLLNRTLPSLNVFIISFPISFIIALVILYLSLTSYLSILGNYGMQKEVMWFESMRRVFLPTTHP is encoded by the coding sequence ATGGATATTTTATCAGTCATTGAATTAAATCCACAAACATGGCCATTCCCAGTAATGGTATTTCTTCGTGTAGTAACAATTTTTTTCTTTTTACCAATTTTTGGCGATCAAGTTGTTCCTGTAAGACTTAGAATAGTTCTTGGTTTGGCTTTTACTTTTTTTGTCTATCCTGTTGTTTCTGAAAAAATATTTCAAAAAGAAAATCTTTTACAGTGGAGTAGTTTTACTTTAGCAATTGCTACTATTCGAGAAGTCTTATTTGGTTTTGCAGTGGGTTTTGCGGCTAAATTAGTTTTATCTGCAGTTTCTATTGCATCGCATACAATTGGAATAAATATGGGCTTTCAAGTTGCTTCAATGTTTAGTCCAGGAATCAATGATCATGAATCAGCATTTTCAGTTTTTAAAAATTGGTTTGCCATACTTCTTATTTTAACTTTAAATATTCATCATGTTTTCATTGAAGGATTATTTAAATCCTTCATTTATATTCCAATTGGACCAACAGCAGAGGTGACTAGTTTAGCAAAAGTTGGATTAAATATTGCGCAAGAAGCATTTGTATTAGGATTAAGGTTAGCAGCTCCAATAATGACTGTGCAAATTCTTATAAATATTTCGCTTGGATTACTTAATCGTACGTTACCTTCACTAAATGTTTTTATAATAAGTTTTCCTATTAGCTTTATCATTGCATTAGTAATCTTATATTTATCATTAACATCTTACCTAAGTATCTTAGGAAATTATGGAATGCAGAAAGAAGTAATGTGGTTTGAATCCATGCGGCGTGTTTTTCTTCCAACTACTCATCCTTAA
- the fliQ gene encoding flagellar biosynthesis protein FliQ — MNNQQVIDVILSVLYITVEISLPLLGVAMIIGLLISIFQAATQINESTLSFLPKIAAMIVVLVILSPWMLRKLNDYTHRIYDKIPEYARQK, encoded by the coding sequence ATGAATAATCAACAAGTAATAGATGTTATCTTATCAGTTTTATATATCACTGTTGAAATATCATTACCTTTATTAGGTGTAGCAATGATTATTGGTCTTTTAATAAGTATATTTCAAGCTGCAACACAAATAAATGAATCAACTTTAAGTTTTTTACCAAAAATTGCAGCAATGATTGTTGTTCTAGTTATTTTATCGCCTTGGATGTTGAGAAAATTAAATGATTATACTCATAGAATTTATGATAAAATTCCTGAGTATGCAAGACAAAAATAA